ttctccgATAATAATTacgtaaaaaggaaaacgtcCGATTTGCTAGACTATGCATTTACCCTCATTttgaatttgaagaaaaagtacaaatttttattcttctatTCGAAGCTATGTAACGAGGAGAGGTTTATTGACTACACTGTTAAGTTGGTTGTTGAGAAGCCAGGGGTGAAAAATAGTGGTAGCGTCACTGAGGGAGGGACGCTCAAGcggaaagagaaaaatgagaaaaaggaaacgcaCTTAACTGCTAAGGAGCACACCGCACAGGAAGAGTCCTTTCTGATTCCACACAGCTTTAATGACACCCTAAATACGcacatttttcgaaaaaaagaCTTCACCagcaataattttttagtgGAAAAgccatttttcatttatttaataccgaatgagaagaagaggagcatGAAGAAGACgagcaggaagaaaaagaaaaagcattTTGCTGATATTCTCCAGGAGGATTCCCCCCCGTTGAACCTCCTAATGTGTTTATCGTCCGAAATGAAGGATGCTGACAAGGCCCAGTatttaaagtttttttttatgattgcAGATTCGCACACAATTGCGCCGTTGTGAAGCACATCCAAGACGAGGAAAACAGGCGGAACGGAATTGGGCCAAAGTTTGCGAAGCTGGTGCGCGCGTTTGGTAGTTGCGTTGAAGGCCACCTCTTGGGTCTTATCCACGGGGAGGCCCCCAAGTGGCCATCAAAGAGTCTgcatgtgtaaaaaataacaaaaataacaaaaaaaaacaaataggCTCCCCTGCCGTTTTTATTGCCCATGAGACCGCATGTTCactcccgttttttttttttttttttttctttccttcccaTTCGCGTCCCTTTTGATGAGTAAAATACGAAGTTCTACGCATAAACTTAGAGGCACATTTTTTGTGTAGACGAGTAGGTTATTCATCACGAGGGGGGGTACGTCCCTGTGAAGCGGGAATATATTCATATGGGCACCTGCGCGTGCACGGACCCccgctttctttttgcatGACCAAATGTTTTTGTGTGGTTATTtatttaccccttttttaattactttaAAATTGTTTGTATGCGTATTAACGAATTAACACATTCTGCACCAAAACCAgtgagaaatatttttcattggCTACTTTATGCCAttcacccctttttcatttgtgaGGGAAAAGTTTTGTTTTGCCATACCTTTGCGGTCTGAAAGAGTAAGGCAAAAGCGAAGTAATTAACCCTGTGTGATTCACTGCACttattttgcacaaaaaaagttaaagcaTTCGCTTGGTGCGTCCTTTGGGCACGTGCCAtcaggaataaaaaaagaactccAATATGATGAtttacttcaaaaaattaaactcaTTTCCAACAGTGGGCTACACCCGCGTTAGGAGAGCATGCACAGTGACACCTGCACACAGGCGTCAAAGCgtgtgtaaaaatattgattGTTGTCCGCGCTTTGGCTACCTTCGAAAATGTGATGAGGGGAACATAAACGAGCAGCATTTTTGAAGGCCTATTTTGAAGGCGCATTTCTGCAAGGAAAAGCAGGGTGTCCCAAGATAGCACCCCCGATTGTCACACGACGCATACGACAGTTGCACGCACGTTTACGCGCTCGGGAAGTAAGGTCTACATtggacagaaaaaaatgataagaatTTATAGAATTGTTGCACAACACGCACAAAATGATGGGCCACCTGTTTGTGCTGCTTTCTTTTCCGCAGTAGCTCAACAGGGGTGCTCATCATGCAACACAAGTCAGTGAAAATGAGGTGCAGGATGTTTTTTCACAACTTAAACGATGATTATCACTTTTCGATTTATGCatcgttaattttttttttttatttcacagCTTTGACCAACTGTGACACAATTTCTGTTTGAAACATGTTTACATTATGCTGTCTGTATCGTTATTTTCCACCCACTCGTTTTTCACGCGGAATGCTTAACAGACAAATCAAAATCTTCCTTCGCAACTTTTTAACTTCACCTGCAGCCTTGGTGTTTAGAAAAaatcttcccttttttttgcagcatCAAAATGGGTGGAATGGAATTTCACAATAATTCTGgataaccattttttttttttttttttttttttctgcaataTAGCTATTCTGcatagcttttttttttttttttttttttttttaatagatagccattttgcataacttttttttttttttgccaaaaaagtGACAGCTGTGCGtgcgtatgtgtgtacatttatttgattatttttttgttcacttgTATGTCCGTCTATTTGTTCGCCCATTAGTTTACtcatttgcatatttattaacttttccattttccccttttctgcgAAGTACATTTTGCACCCCCACGCGCGCCTCGCCTTTTAATTCCCAAAACAACTGCCAGTAACTCAGTTTTAACAGCAAAATGGAGTCTTCCGAGGCACAAAGTTTAAAAGTTTCGCAGAGCAGCGCGAATGAACAGAGTGCGTACAAAGACACACACACCACCACGATGGCAGAAAACTACAATGAATCTGCCAGCAATGTGGGAAAGACGAATCCACTGGAGGGGTATTACACAGTGGCACAGGACGATAGCAGACCAATAGATGCTAACAATATTCCCTATATAATTCCTGAGATGAATGAATCCGGGATGACCGTCGACCCAACGGCCATGCAAGCGGCTGCCGCGATCAACCAGAGTTTGATGTACCAGAACCATGGCATTCCAGCGGATTACCCCGTAagtctgctttttttttcattttaacttttctGTTTGCACATCGGTACAGGCGCATACATGTGtttatatacacacatgtgtaatAACTTAACCAatttgttttgccttttttatggcttatttctctccccccccctcttctAACGCAGTACCAAATGTTTAACGGAGCGAACCCAATGTATGGAGGAATTCCCCAGTACTATGGAGGTGTGAACATGCCAATGAACCCTTACTATGACCCGTACGGAATTATTAACCCTTTATCTTGTGCACCCCTAAACTtagaaaagaacaaaaagaagagcaAGAAGTTTTACTGTTGCTGAAAATGTCGCTTGGGGAAGATgactatttttttgtcttttgcGCAAATAAAAGGAGCTTCCATCCCTGCATGGAAATTAAaactgctcctttttttaaaacacatGTTGTATCTTCGCAACGTTCTCCCCCGTTCGAGTTGCGCGCTACGTAGCTCTGCGTGATTCTGCGCAACCAGGCTTGTTAAAAGCGCGGAGAGGCACACTTAGCCTTGCGCAGAATTTACGTtaaagtaaaagaaaaagaaagcagcCCACATGCGTGAGCTTGCATATTTGTACACACCGCAGTGTGACCACCCCTCATGTAAACCCCCACAGCTGTGCGAGTTATAGACGAAAGAAAGAGACTTTTAACTTGGTgcagttttcttttttttttttttgttgcagTTTAACTTGTGAACCTTTTTCCCTATGATGaacatattaaattattatttttttggtgctACACGTTATTTAGACTTTAagcttttgcaaaatgataGCTTACTTGCTAAAGGGCCAACTGTGCGCGGTGAGCAACATTGGACGTACGCAGTGCGTATCATTGGTCTTGTGCGGTGTGTATCAGTGGACGCATTCGATACCCGTCGTTGCGGCCATTCCGGCATGGTGcttataaaaagaatatactCTACAATATGGCGCGTGCTGCCCTTTTGGCGAAACCTTAACAGAAAtgataatgtaaaaattttatttaaaatgaagtGAAAAGGACTGTGTGAAAGGTAGGCAATCGGGTAGGGGGCGTTAGTTTCCCAATTTGCCCATTATATGCTGaacttttttacaatttggggggaaatgcatTCTGGTTCGTTTTGTTCGTTCTtgttaaaatgtatttttgcGCAATTGTTTAGAGTTGGGGCGACATaaaggatttttttaatctccCTATTTGGTCTTCCACAGGAGAATGACCTAATAGCGAAAGTGCAGCTGCGCGGATGTTGGTGGGAATCGGCTAAGGTTAAGCAAGTGCGCGCATATGTACAGATACATAtgtgtcccttttttcccgcgcTCCTGGCCGTTGATGCAAAGAAACGTCGACGCGCGTGCGTTTGGGGCGCTTTCCCGCTGTGTAGAGTACTTTAAAAGATCAGCGCGcacaatgttttttttttttttttttttttttctcattttagACATTGCTatgttgaatttttttcaagtgtGACGCAGGAACTTTGGCAGAATGGGAAAGGCACATGTATTCATCAGTTGTTTTAAAAGATTTCCTTATCATCACGAGTGAGTAGGAATAGGcaaacgctttttttttgtttttttttctgtgtggAGATTACAaaattgccattttgccatttcgccATTTACGCGGGCATGAAAAAGGCGTgtctttttttgccaatttagTGTGTCAGCCCGTTTACCACAatttcaccccttttttgtgaggAGCACCCGTTACACAGATCAGGCTAACTCCCCTAAGTCATTGCTAGGCAATTGAAAAGAGCAAGAAATGTACAAACAGAAGTCGCTAGAACTGAGAGATATCAACTACGTGTATGAAAACTCATGGGTCTGGGTTAACATCAAttcgataaaaaaaaaaaatggaaatttatataaagaaatatttgaatattacaaaaataaaaataaaatattttgcttcttcaaagGAAAAGTAAAACAATTCGTGTCCACCAGAGACGTAGAAATATGCATCAGCATAGACGACAATTATAtcaatttcaaaaataacataaattataacatcacagaaaatgtgaaatatttattacccATTGATACCAATTTTGGGTGTAGTGACAACACAGAgctaatttatttaaatccGCCAAATTTATTGGAAAATATAAGACAGAGATATAGTAAGGCATACCTTAATGAAGGGAGCAGAGAATGTATTTACACCTACATTGGGTACATCCTCTTGTCAGTTAATCCTTATGaggattttaaaatttatgatGAAAGTTATATGAGGAagattaaaaatgagaataaTTTGTTTGCCGTTCCTCACCCTTTTTCCATTGCCAACGATGCGTACAACTGTATGGTCAAGGATAAGGTGAGCCAGTCCATCATCATAAGCGGCGAAAGTGGGGCTGGCAAGACGGAGTCGTCCAAGCAGGTGCTCAGGTACCTTACCTTCTTGAGCGCTTGTCACTCGCGGGAGGAAGCTGTAAGAAACGCTGACGCATTGGAAAGATGTGACTACGCAGGAAAGGGAGCCCCGTCAGGGGGAAGTGACCAAGGTGCGGGAGGCGGAGACACTGGGGGTCGTCGCACGAAAACACCCGCAAAAGAACGAAAGGATAAGTTCAACCCAAACGTTAGGGATGCCCCCAAGAGGGACGAAATAAACGAAAGGGTCGCCAAAAATGGTtccgaaaaggggggaaaggccGTTCCCTTAAGGGAGGCACGCTTCGTCACGGTTCCCACAGCAGCGTCCACCCACAACGCGTCCACTTACACTGCTGTATCCACCAACACCGCGTCCCCCTCCTCTTATGAAGACAAAATCCAGAACAGCAACCCCCTGCTGGAATCGTTCGGAAATGCCAAGACGATCAAAAATGACAACAGCAGTAGGTTCGGAAAATTGATGAAGTTAAATTATGATGAAAATGGCGCGTTACGCTCTGCGTCCATCGAAACGTATCTCCTTGCAAAATCCAGGGTGGTGGATGTTCCCCCCAAGGAGGGGAAttaccacattttttattccctgTGTGAGAACTCAAAATTGAGAGAAGAGTTTGATCTATTGCCATGGTACAAGTACAATTACTTGAAGGCCAAAAATgatatgaacaagtcaggtgACGGGTCCCCTAATGGGAGGGAGGATTCCGAGGGAAATGAGGAAGGGGAGGATGGAGAGGATACCAACGCAGAGGGGAaacggaagaagaagagcagGAGTAGGGGTAAAAGTAAGCGGAAAAAGGCGGATAAATCGGACGAAACGGATGGGGAGGAAGTGGGCTCGGATGTGGTCGAAGCGGCCTTGGATGGAGGtaaaaggaagagaagcaAACTTAAGGGAAAATCAGGGAACGACTCACACCCCAGTGATGACAGCGGGAAGGCGAACAAATGCCTGTACGATTTGGACGCCATTATGAAGTGCTTTCACAGCATAGGGGTGTATGAAGAGGAGCAGAGGGAGATTTACAAAACGCTCATCTGCATTTTGCTCCTGGGAAATGTGGACTTTGTGGtgaacgaggaggaggaggagggaggGGTGCTCAAAATTAAGAGTGGAGAGGTGTGCCAGAAGTTGGGCGACCTGCTTGAAATTAGCAGCGACCATTCGGGGGATGGCGGCGGTGGTGGCAGCGGTGGAGGCGGACACGGCGGGGCGAATAGGATCGTCGAAATTCTGACCATAAAGAAGGTGCGCGACACGCGGAAGAACTACACCTACCAGCAAGCCATCTACAACAGGGACGTCATATCCAAGGCCCTCTACCAGCTCCTGTTCGAGTACGTGATAATGCGCGTGAACGACTCTTTGAATGCGCGCGAGGGGGAGGACCACCAAGGTGGTGACGACGCCCACGTGGAGGGTGCGCCCACCGATGAGGAACACGCCGACGGGGCTCACGGGGCCCACACGGagtgcaaaaggaaaaggagcagcCATGGAGGAGCACACGCAGGGTACGCACCACACGCCGATCGCGCTGagcgaagaagcggaaggaaGACCTACTTCATAGGCATTTTAGACATCTACGGATTCGAAAACTTCGTCAAGGAAGGCATGAACTGCTTTGAACAGCTGTGCATCAATTACGCAAATGAAGTTTTacacgccttttttttaaagcaaatAATTCACAATGAGCACAAAATACattatgaagaaaatttgTTCCTCGAAAAAATCCCTTACAATGATAACAGCAATGTAATCTCCCTCATAGGGGACACTCGAGATGTGAGCATCTACACAATATTGGAAGATTTGTCTTTGCTATTTTCATCAAATAAGTCTAACGAAGAgagtaataaaaatttgttctttgAAAAGTTAAGTAAAAATGTGATGAACTCAGCCAAATATAAAAGTATCGTTCGAAATTACAAAGCGTCGAGGAACTGCTTCATCATTTCGCACTACGCGGGGGAGGTCCTCTACGACTCCcacgatttttttaacaaaaatgtagaCATACTTACGAACGATATTGAGGACTTCCTATCAAGCTGCAATTCGTTCATTAGGACGAATTTGCTTAAGGGGAGGAGATACATGGGTGGTAAGTACACCACACAGGGGAATCGTCCTAAGGGAAGTGGCAGCAGAATGGCGGAGCTGAAAATCCAGGAAGAGCCAAAATcggggaggaggaaattaTCCGTGAAGGAAATGATATCCCACCATGAGATTGAGTCCAGGGCAGTTCTTCCTGCACACCTCCAGGGGGATGATCCGTATATGAGTGATGAGGACGAGGAAGGGGGCGAAGTAGAAGGGAATCATCGACAGAGCGTCCGTAATGGGGGGATCTCCAACAACGTTCTTACGTACCACACAGGAAGGAAGAACAAAGTAAAGTCCATCTTTTCTTCATTCAAAAAGCAGCTGGAAATTCTGACGAACAAACTAGACAAAACGGCTTCTAAATTTATCAGGTGTATAAAaccaaatgaggaaaagaaggccaaattttttaataaaaatttggtgCTGAATCAGCTGGTGATGAGCGGAATGGTGGACGTCCTCAGTTTGATGAAAAATGGATACCCTTGCAGAGTGCTCTACGATGATATTTGGATTACCTACAGTCACATTTTGCAAGAAGAAATGAAGTCCTTCCTCACCCCCAAAATGTTCTGCGAAATTGTCCTAAAATTTTTAGACATCCACTCTAACGAGTACACATTCGGAAGAACGAAAGTGTTTTTCCGCTTTGGGGTTTTATCCACCATAAATGAGatattgaataaaaatttggagaaaaaaaataaatttatccAGTGTGTGTATAACTTTTGGCTACAC
The DNA window shown above is from Plasmodium vivax chromosome 9, whole genome shotgun sequence and carries:
- a CDS encoding hypothetical protein, conserved (encoded by transcript PVX_092610A), giving the protein MANKHRGRYEIDCTCLDLFEKYTKSYNFSDCVVIKKCIKNGTLKEADSVCIYGREKCGKTLLLTEIVAEMTAVKELNGMNCKVVYLDCDLTFNYKNYESIIGKKINKRVSYDHSGTCGSGGSSQNMNLGKAFLENSFSNMYYFRIFNPGHLLLILNTLKNLLKKKKFFEALFIDSLSFWNACKYDKVNFFSDNNYVKRKTSDLLDYAFTLILNLKKKYKFLFFYSKLCNEERFIDYTVKLVVEKPGVKNSGSVTEGGTLKRKEKNEKKETHLTAKEHTAQEESFLIPHSFNDTLNTHIFRKKDFTSNNFLVEKPFFIYLIPNEKKRSMKKTSRKKKKKHFADILQEDSPPLNLLMCLSSEMKDADKAQYLKFFFMIADSHTIAPL
- a CDS encoding hypothetical protein, conserved (encoded by transcript PVX_092615A), producing MESSEAQSLKVSQSSANEQSAYKDTHTTTMAENYNESASNVGKTNPLEGYYTVAQDDSRPIDANNIPYIIPEMNESGMTVDPTAMQAAAAINQSLMYQNHGIPADYPYQMFNGANPMYGGIPQYYGGVNMPMNPYYDPYGIINPLSCAPLNLEKNKKKSKKFYCC
- a CDS encoding myosin heavy chain subunit, putative (encoded by transcript PVX_092620A), whose protein sequence is MYKQKSLELRDINYVYENSWVWVNINSIKKKNGNLYKEIFEYYKNKNKIFCFFKGKVKQFVSTRDVEICISIDDNYINFKNNINYNITENVKYLLPIDTNFGCSDNTELIYLNPPNLLENIRQRYSKAYLNEGSRECIYTYIGYILLSVNPYEDFKIYDESYMRKIKNENNLFAVPHPFSIANDAYNCMVKDKVSQSIIISGESGAGKTESSKQVLRYLTFLSACHSREEAVRNADALERCDYAGKGAPSGGSDQGAGGGDTGGRRTKTPAKERKDKFNPNVRDAPKRDEINERVAKNGSEKGGKAVPLREARFVTVPTAASTHNASTYTAVSTNTASPSSYEDKIQNSNPLLESFGNAKTIKNDNSSRFGKLMKLNYDENGALRSASIETYLLAKSRVVDVPPKEGNYHIFYSLCENSKLREEFDLLPWYKYNYLKAKNDMNKSGDGSPNGREDSEGNEEGEDGEDTNAEGKRKKKSRSRGKSKRKKADKSDETDGEEVGSDVVEAALDGGKRKRSKLKGKSGNDSHPSDDSGKANKCLYDLDAIMKCFHSIGVYEEEQREIYKTLICILLLGNVDFVVNEEEEEGGVLKIKSGEVCQKLGDLLEISSDHSGDGGGGGSGGGGHGGANRIVEILTIKKVRDTRKNYTYQQAIYNRDVISKALYQLLFEYVIMRVNDSLNAREGEDHQGGDDAHVEGAPTDEEHADGAHGAHTECKRKRSSHGGAHAGYAPHADRAERRSGRKTYFIGILDIYGFENFVKEGMNCFEQLCINYANEVLHAFFLKQIIHNEHKIHYEENLFLEKIPYNDNSNVISLIGDTRDVSIYTILEDLSLLFSSNKSNEESNKNLFFEKLSKNVMNSAKYKSIVRNYKASRNCFIISHYAGEVLYDSHDFFNKNVDILTNDIEDFLSSCNSFIRTNLLKGRRYMGGKYTTQGNRPKGSGSRMAELKIQEEPKSGRRKLSVKEMISHHEIESRAVLPAHLQGDDPYMSDEDEEGGEVEGNHRQSVRNGGISNNVLTYHTGRKNKVKSIFSSFKKQLEILTNKLDKTASKFIRCIKPNEEKKAKFFNKNLVLNQLVMSGMVDVLSLMKNGYPCRVLYDDIWITYSHILQEEMKSFLTPKMFCEIVLKFLDIHSNEYTFGRTKVFFRFGVLSTINEILNKNLEKKNKFIQCVYNFWLHRRKRKILKFVLCGCRFKMLIKRRRAKRLMEHGLGYYNKFLLQKKRQSLRKILFYYFYVYKQRTYFLQLRRSSLVIQRHIRGYLARKKYSHVKRQILFIQDYYLFQGYFKQRVTASNIIRKNWLTYITKSDYRYVRMSIIKIQRAFRRYMKGKYINYCLKVVNVKKQPKRTYSALVKSELSQGKKLELGAQRTAQSTAQRKAPKELAKGVKTERARDPQLGKRPCQEEDRIGSFICVERPNRRHSFAMGQKLDASPSSRNNLKRRKTWSARESASKYDHKRQSYRHAQPNYIDRGISNHSSSHISTGSALKKKVTGSYTQEKPFISVGHIGINEKGRINGGSSHLFGNASRDKGRAKNKFRFSNLSICADDMHAKGAGGAGGKGGSLSVGKSRMKRKTYNHANPKNDFASSYKREKNKVSNFLKNTIYDRYISKYKQNHMSRQKDKKKKSIYIKNNYSNISNIYSVYRPSREEKLADQYDFDRTDSLIIPEDFYVSESNIPEPDMMQENNENYLLLCDYLDNNLNSKIPLIELSAFKCA